The genomic window GGACCGACAGCGGCGGGCGGTCCGGGGTCACGGGGACGATTCCCGGCAGGGCGAGCTCGGGCACGTCGTCGAGTCGACCGACGTAGTTCTCGACCATCCAGTCGATCGACTCGGTCGGGAACCGCATGAAGTCCGGGAGGACCGCCATCTCGGCCAGGACGTCCGACGGCAAGGCGGGCACGACCGCGTGCAGGAACGGGTAGGCCAGCAGCACGGCGTCCGCACGACGATCGCTGCGGAGTGAGGCGGCGAGCGCGAGGGCCGCTCCGGCGCTGGCCCCACCGATGGCCGTCCGCGCACCGGGAACGGTCGACCGCTCATCGTCGAGCTGCTCCCAGACCGCGAGCACGTCGTCGAGCGGCACCGGGTATCGCGTCGTGCCGTCCGCCAGGCGGTAGTCGACGGAGACGACCTCGGCAGCCGATCGCGCCGCCACTTCGGCGCTCACGACGTGCGCCTCCGGCCAGTCGAGCGTCCCCGACGCGAAGCCGCCGCCGTGCACCCAGAGGAGCGCGACGCCACTGGGATCGGCCGGGACGTAGCGTCGGATCGGGACCGCACCGTGCGGACCGTCGATGACCTCGTCGGTGATCACCACATCACTCGGCGGGCTCCACGGCCCGTCGTCGCCGTACGCGATGAGTCGTTCTTGGAACGCCTCGTCGAGCGCTCCGCCGGCGGCGGCGCGATCGGCGTTGGAGAACCCGTCGAAGAGGCTCAGGCGGTCGCGGTAGTACGGATCGAGTGACATGCGCCGAGCCTACCCAGCCGACTCGGTCGACTCGGTCGGCTCAGACCGCGACGCCGCCGACGCGCTGGAGGTAGACGTCGATGGCGTCCCGGCTCTCCTGGATGCAGCCGAGCTTCGCATCCAGTCGCTCGCGATGCTCGAGCAACCGCTCC from Plantibacter flavus includes these protein-coding regions:
- a CDS encoding alpha/beta hydrolase fold domain-containing protein — protein: MSLDPYYRDRLSLFDGFSNADRAAAGGALDEAFQERLIAYGDDGPWSPPSDVVITDEVIDGPHGAVPIRRYVPADPSGVALLWVHGGGFASGTLDWPEAHVVSAEVAARSAAEVVSVDYRLADGTTRYPVPLDDVLAVWEQLDDERSTVPGARTAIGGASAGAALALAASLRSDRRADAVLLAYPFLHAVVPALPSDVLAEMAVLPDFMRFPTESIDWMVENYVGRLDDVPELALPGIVPVTPDRPPLSVLLSEFDDLRPSGELLVAASEAAGAPVRSRLEPGVLHGHLNRHPVAPGVSPSLDWLADGLRAVGNHAG